The sequence CCGATGATCTCTCCCACCTTGGATACCAAGACGTCCATGGCACGAACGGTGCGGCCATCGTCGTTGAGACGCATGTAAAACGCTTTAATCGTCTTCGGATAATCATACAGGATAACCGGCTTGTGGAATTCCTGTTCGGTCAAATAACGCTCGTGCTCGGCCTGCAGATCGTGCCCCCATTCGACGGGAAACTCGAATGTGTGCCCCGATGCCTTGAGTATCTCGACAGCCTCGGTATACGAGAGTCGCACAAAATCGCTGGCGATGATCCCTTTCAAGGTCTCGATCACGGTTTTGTCAACGCGGTCGCGGAAGAACTCCATATCCTCTGGGCATTGGTTCAACACGTCGCGAAAGATGCGTTTCAAAAAACGTTCGGCCAGCGCCATGTTGTCTGTGAGCTCGTAAAACGCGACCTCAGGCTCGATCATCCAGAACTCGGCCAGATGGCGCGACGTGTTGGAGTTCTCCGCGCGAAACGTCGGGCCGAACGTGTAAACTTTTCCCAGGGCGCAAGCAAAAATCTCTCCTTGAAGTTGGCCGCTGACGGTGAGAAACGCCGGGCGGTCGAAAAAATCGTGTGTGTAATCGACGCCACCGCTGGGGGATCTTGGCACTTTGGCCAGATCGAGCGTGGTGACCTTGAACATCTCGCCCGCCCCTTCGCAATCGCTGGCGGTGATGATCGGCGCGTGGATGTACAAAAAACCTTCTTCTTGAAAGAAGGCATGGATCGATCGGCTGACGCAGTTCCGCACGCGCGTGATGGCCCCAAACGTGTTGGTCCGCGGGCGCAAATGGCCGATCGTGCGCAGGAATTCGAACGAGTGGTGTTTTTTCTGAAGTGGATAGCTTTCAGGGTCGGCCAGGCCATGGACAATGACCCGCTGGGCCTGCACCTCGGTCGCCTGCCCTTTGGCGGGGGATGCCTTGACGAGTCCCTCTACAGTGACACTTGCTCCCGCGCCCAGATGCTTGATCTCGGCCTCGTAATTTTCAAGCGCCGCTTCGGCAATGACCTGCACGTTGGCCAGCGACGAACCGTCGTTTAATTCGAGGAAGCTGAAGCCCCCCTTGCTGTCGCGTCGGGTGCGGATCCAACCTTGCAGTCGCACCTCGCGCCCCACAGCCGTCGCCTCGCGCGCCTCGGCAACTCGGATGGTGTCCATACGTCAGAGTTCCTTTAACTTTGCTCGTGCTCGCGTGTCCCATTCGCGCGAGGACTAAGCGGGCAATTGTCGCGCGGGATACTGGAATTGTGGCGGCTACTCGTGTGCGGCCAGCCAACGTTCGGCGTCGAGTGCCGCCATGCAACCGCTGCCAGCTGCGGTAACAGCCTGGCGGTAGTAGTCGTCGGCCACGTCTCCGGCGGCGAACACTCCTTCGACGCTGGTGTTGGTGCGAAACGGGACCGTCCACTTGATGTACTTCTTGGGGGTGAGTTCCAGCTTGCCTTCGACGAACCGCGTGTTCGGCGTGTGGCCGATGGCCAAAAATACTCCAGAGGCTGGTAGCTCGCGTGTTTCGCTCCCTTGCGTACTCTTGAGCCGCACGCCGGTGACTCCCTCGCGATCGTTGCCGATCACTTCGTCGAGCTGGCTGTTCCAAACCAGGTCGATCTTGGGATCATTCTCTGCGCGATGAGCCATGATCTTCGACGCGCGTAGGGAGTCGCGACGGTGAATCATGTGTACCCGGCTGGCGAACTTGCTGAGGTAGGTAGCCTCTTCAACGGCCGAATCTCCACCGCCCACGACAATCAGCGGCTTGTTGCGAAACCGCGGCAGGGCCCCGTCGCACACGGCGCAGGCGCTAACGCCGCGATTTTTATAGGCGTCTTCCGACGGCAGGCCCAAGTAGTTCGCTCGCGCGCCGGTGGCGACGATCACAGCTTCGGCCTCAACCACCTGGCCGTTTGAGGCCGTGAGCTTGAACGGGCGGCGCGAAAAGTCGACGTCAACGATATCGTCGGTAACGATCCGCGTGCCGAAGTTCGCAGCCTGCTGACGCATCAGCTCCATCAGTTCCGGACCACTCACGCCGTGCTTTTCGTGCGGCGCCATGTAGGCGCGGCGCGTCTTCTCGATCGCATGGTCGAGATACGCGC is a genomic window of Pirellulales bacterium containing:
- a CDS encoding thioredoxin-disulfide reductase; the encoded protein is MPEKVVIIGSGPAGWTAAIYTARANLAPLVFEGAVTEDNRINGTLPLGQLALTTEVENYPGFPAGDLGAYLDHAIEKTRRAYMAPHEKHGVSGPELMELMRQQAANFGTRIVTDDIVDVDFSRRPFKLTASNGQVVEAEAVIVATGARANYLGLPSEDAYKNRGVSACAVCDGALPRFRNKPLIVVGGGDSAVEEATYLSKFASRVHMIHRRDSLRASKIMAHRAENDPKIDLVWNSQLDEVIGNDREGVTGVRLKSTQGSETRELPASGVFLAIGHTPNTRFVEGKLELTPKKYIKWTVPFRTNTSVEGVFAAGDVADDYYRQAVTAAGSGCMAALDAERWLAAHE
- the asnS gene encoding asparagine--tRNA ligase produces the protein MDTIRVAEAREATAVGREVRLQGWIRTRRDSKGGFSFLELNDGSSLANVQVIAEAALENYEAEIKHLGAGASVTVEGLVKASPAKGQATEVQAQRVIVHGLADPESYPLQKKHHSFEFLRTIGHLRPRTNTFGAITRVRNCVSRSIHAFFQEEGFLYIHAPIITASDCEGAGEMFKVTTLDLAKVPRSPSGGVDYTHDFFDRPAFLTVSGQLQGEIFACALGKVYTFGPTFRAENSNTSRHLAEFWMIEPEVAFYELTDNMALAERFLKRIFRDVLNQCPEDMEFFRDRVDKTVIETLKGIIASDFVRLSYTEAVEILKASGHTFEFPVEWGHDLQAEHERYLTEQEFHKPVILYDYPKTIKAFYMRLNDDGRTVRAMDVLVSKVGEIIGGSQREERLDVLEARMLEQKLDPANYWWYSDLRRYGTVPHSGFGLGLERIVQFITGMGNIRDVIPFPRTPGSAEF